The segment TCATGTTCAGCGTCCCAATCTTTTTGGGCGTTTTCTTGAGTCTTTTTCTCTACTTCTTGTGCTTTCTTCACTTCTTCTTCTACTTCATCTAGGTCAAGACGAGTCACACCGCCGCCTAATTCATTGATGATCACTTGATTGATAGGACGATTGTCTTCTTCATCGGCGATCAGGATCAATCCGGTTTGCCCTTCACCGATTTGAGTGATCAGATATTCAAAAACATTTTGCGCATCTTTGATTTCTTTCGCATCTTGCGTAGCGCCGATCATACTGCCGCCAAACCATCCCAAAAGGATTCCCAGCGGTCCGCCTAATATACCTACAAGCATCCCGATCAGTCCGCCTCTGGAAGTTTTATTGCTGCCGGTAAAATCTAGAAAATCATCGATCTTGAAGTTATGATCACCATCAGCCGAGTGTGTGACTACCGCCATCTGTTCCCCTTTGATTTCCCCTCGCATAGCTATTTTTTTGATCTCAGAAAAAGCTTGATATGCTTGAGATTCTACCTCGAAATTCATTACGATTACTCGTTTTGTCATAATATCTTCTCCTTACTGTTTTCTTTCATTTTACCAATAATACGCAAGAATAGAAAAAGAAATCACTTAAAAAGACCGCTATTGACGAAAATACGTCAATAGCGGTCTTTATGCTTTCTGCTGAAAATCAAGCAGAAAAAAGCAGTTCATCTGTTATTCAACAAATTCAAATTCAAAATTACCGATACGAATGATGTCGCCATCTTTCGCACCGCGAGCTCGCAACGCTTCATCTACGCCTAAACCGCGCAGCTGACGTGCAAAACGCATCACTGTTTCATCATGATCGAAATTGGTCATTTGGAATAGTTTCTCGATTTTCGCACCAGAAAGTACCCAAGACGCATCAGGTTCGCGAGAAATCTCAAATTCCGGCGCATCAGCCGTAAAGCCGTAATGTACCGCATCTTCTTCCATTTCATCTTCGTATAATGGGAATTCAGGAGTGACTTCCAAAAGATCCGCTGTCGCATTTAATAATGCATCGATCCCTTTGCGTGTTACGCTGGAAATCGGGAAGATCGGCAGATCATCGGCATACTCATCTGTCTTCTCTTTGGCGATCTGCTCTTTGAATTTTTGCAGGTTTTCTTCTGAATCCGGCATATCCATTTTATTGGCAACAATAATTTGCGGGCGTTCCATCAAGCGCAGGTTATGGGAAGCCAATTCTTTATTGATCGCCAGATAATCCTCGTAAGGATCGCGACCTTCGATACCGCTCATATCGATCACATGCAAAATGACCCGTGTGCGTTCGATGTGACGTAAAAATTGCGTGCCCAGACCGACACCTTGCGAAGCACCTTCGATCAAACCAGGCAGGTCAGCCACTGCATAACTGCGTCCATCTGATGTCGTGACCATTCCCAGATTAGGAACCAATGTAGTAAAATGGTATGCTCCGATTTTAGGACGAGCAGAAGAAATCACTGATAAAAGTGTAGATTTTCCAACTGATGGGAATCCCACTAAACCAACATCTGCCAAAACTTTCAATTCTAATTCGATTTTTCTTTCTTGTCCCGGTTCACCATTTTCGGCCAATTCCGGTGCAGGATTTTTAGGAGATGCAAAACGGGTATTTCCGCGACCGCCGCGACCGCCTTTTGCTACTACTAATGTTTGACCATCAGTGATCAAATCTCCTAATAACGCGCCTGTATCTGCGTCACGAACGGTTGTGCCAGGCGGAACTTTGACAACTGTATCTTCCGCCCCTCGTCCGTGCATCCCCTTACTCATGCCATTTTCACCAGGCTGTGCCTTAAAATGGCGGTTATAACGAAAATCCATCAGCGTGCGCAGACCTTCATCAACAACTAAAATGACATCGCCGCCTTGTCCGCCGTCACCGCCAGCCGGTCCACCGTCCGGCACATATTTTTCTCTTCGAAAAGCAACCATCCCATCGCCGCCTTTACCAGCTTTTACGTCAATGGTTACTTGGTCTAAAAACATGGACATTTCTTGCCCTCCTTACTTCAATTCCTATTTGATTATAACGGAAATCATCCGTCATCGTCTACAAACTATCATTTATCTCTACGACTATCTACGACGCTTCAATGTAACATAAAATAAAGAAAATGGCTAGTTTATTTACTGAAAAATAAAAAACTGCAAGTTAAGCGTTTTGAGAGCAAACTAGTCTTAAACAGTCATTTTTGAGGACTAACAGATATCTCTGACTTGACCGTAAGAATAGTGCCTTCTACTACTTATCATGCAGCTTTGTTTTTATTAATAATCAGCCATCGATCCGATAGATCCGATGTTCTGTCTCGGATTTAGTGACTACGTAAAAGCCCCGTTCCTCTGACCATTCTACATAAACGATGTCTTTCAAGTTGGTATGGCCTTCTTCTTTTAATTTTTCCCTCAACCAGCTTTCTTTTAATCCGTGTGTCTGAAGAACTTTTTTCTGGATATTGCCTTGATCCACCAGCAAGATCGTCATTACTTTGTTATCTTCTGATTCTTTAAGCACGCTGATTTGTCCAGCATTTTCCAACACGACATGTTTTGCGTTTTCCAGTGAGAAGCACTCTGCTTGTCTGAGCATCTCTCTTAATTGTTCCATTTCAATGTGGTTCTTAGAGATTTCTTTCAGATTCAAGACACCGTTTTTAACAAGTACCGCAGCCTCGCCTTTGATCCAGCGGTTGATTCTTTCATTTTTTTGGACTACTTGTTCGATGATATAAATCATCACTGCCCATAAAGCTAAAGCCAAGAGTAAGTGACCGATGTTTACTTTGTCATCGTACAATGATTCTTCTAATATCCCGCCTAATACCAATGTGTAGATCAAATCAAAAGGCGTGATTTCCGATAAAGATTTTTTCCCTATCAAACGAACTACCAATAATAATCCCAATAAGCCAACAACCAGTTTAAGTGCGATCATCCCAAACACTTGAATCCCTCCTCTCCTCCTTACATTTACTATACCATTTATCTAAACGGAGTCTAAGAAAGTTGTTTGTGTAAAGGGCGGGAAGTAAAACAGAATCACCCGAATAAAGTTTCAATTTTTTCGATTAAAAAAACGAAATCTTTGACAAAAAAACGAGTTAGCTTCATTATATTAATATAGTAAAGCCTTTTCAAAAAAGGTTTTATAAAAATTGTTTTAGGGAGGAAGTTTTATGACAGTCAAGGTTGGTATTAATGGTTTTGGACGTATCGGACGTTTGGCGTTCCGTCGAATCAAAGAAGTTTCTGATGATATCGAAGTGGTAGCGATCAATGATCTGACAAGTCCAGTGATGTTGGCACAATTGTTGCAATTCGACTCTACTCACGGTACTTATCCAGGTACAGTGACAGCTACGGATAATTCAATCATCGTTGATGGCGAAGAAACGCGTGTTTACGCTGAGCCTGATGCAAGTAAGATCCCATGGGCAAAAGAAAACGGCGTAGATATCGTTTTAGAGTGTACTGGTTTTTATACTTCAAAAGAAAAAGCTCAAGCCCACTTAGATGCTGGCGTAAAACGCGTCGTGATCTCTGCTCCTGCCGGACAAATGAAAACGATCGTTTACAATGTCAACGACGACACATTGACAGCTGATGATCAAATCATTTCCGCTGGTTCTTGTACGACAAACTGCCTAGCACCAATGGCTTACTTTTTGAATAAAGAATTTGGTATCGAAGTTGGAACGATGACAACGATCCATGCGTATACTTCAACACAAATGCTGTTAGACGGACCAGTTCGCGGCGGCAATCTTCGTGCGGCTCGTTCTGCAGCAGATAACACGATTCCTCACTCCACCGGTGCAGCAAAAGCGATCGGATTGGTTATCCCTGAATTAAACGGAAAACTACAAGGACACGCACAACGCGTACCAGTTGTAGATGGTTCATTGACTGAACTTGTTTCTATTCTGAAGAAAAAAGTTACTGCTGATGAAGTCAATGAAGCAATGAAAAAATATACAGTCGATAATCCTTCTTTCGGTTACGATGATCGTCAAATCGTTTCCTCAGACGTGATCGGTACAACGGCTGGTTCAATCTATGACCCAACTCAAACCGAAGTAACCGCAGCCGGCGACTTCCAATTAGTAAAAACAGTCGCTTGGTATGATAACGAATACGGCTTTACTTGCCAAATGATTCGTTTGTTAGAAAAATTCGCAAACTTATAATCTGAACTCCGTAAAAAAAACAGGCATCTGCTCGTCTTAATGACGTTGCAGGTGCCTGCTTTTTAATGTATCTGATTTTAAAAGTAAATCTTTCAACGATCCTGATCAATATTTCTCTAAAAAGCTTTGGACTTTTTCTTTATACGCAGATGGATCGACAGAAAATGATTTCGCATGCTCGGCTCCATGTACTACCCATTTTTCTTTAGGTGCATCCGTTGCTTGGTAAACTTGTGCCAGCATCGAAGTCGGCACAAAGGTATCTTTGTCGCCGTGGATAAACAGCATTGGTACTTTATTTTTCTTTAACTGCTTGAGGACGTCGGCATCTTCAAAAAAGTAACCGGCACGCAGCTTGGTAATAAGACTGGTAACTTCCATCAGTGGAAAGTCCGGCAGATCGAACAGTTCATTGTATTGATAAGTCAATTCAGCTTTTGCAGAACTATAACCGCAATCTTCTACGATGGATACGACATTTTTCGGTAATTTTTCGCCGCTGGTCATCATAACAGTTGCGGCTCCCATGCTGACACCGAATAATGTGATCTCTTCATTATTGCCGTTCTTTTTAAGGACCTCATTGATCCATCCGACATAATCTTTTCGCTCCGGCCAGCCAAAACCGATATAGTCGCCTTCGCTTTTACCATGTCCTCGCGCGTCAGGGATCAGAACATTATAGCCCATATCGTGATACATTTTGGCATAATCTTTCATTTCTTCAGCCTCTCCCATGTATCCGTGAGCTAAAATCGCCGTTTTATTCTGGTCTTTTTCCGCTGGCAGATAGATAGCCCGCAACTTCAAATCGTCCGAGGAAACTTGATACCAATTCTCCCGCGTTTTCCCATCAAACCATGGATCTTTCTTTTCCGCCGCCTCTGCTTTGGGACTCAAAAAGTCTTTTTCTGAAGGGACGACTGCATAGTTATAGAAATAATTACCGGCAAAGCCCAATCCAATGATCAAAAGAACGATGACAATGCCAATGATTTTATAAATTCGTTTCACGTTTGCCTCCACCAATCAATTGTTGTTAAAAACAGTTTTCAGTATAAAGAAAACTTCAGGCTTATGCAAGTCGATGTTCAATCACAAAATGTTTCTTGTATCTCACGATGATCCGCAAAGATCATCGCAAAATCAGATTCGGTATTTCGAGCACGCGAAAGCGGCAGTTCTTGGATCTCCGCTTCAGAAAAAAAGCCCGCCGCGGATGTTTCAATGGTTTCGAACTCTTTGGGAATCTGGTGCTCTTGCGGCTGGCAGAGAATGAAAAACTTGTAGACATAAGTCAAACTTGCGGGATAATCGTGCTTGCTTTTATCTTTGACTGCCAATAAGCGTTGAGCACAACAGTGGATGTTGGCTTCTTCCAGCACTTCTTTTTCAGCGATTTCAAAAGGTGAATAGCCAATATCCGCCCAACCGCCAGGCAGTGCCCATGTCCCATCGCTTTTTTCTTTCACTAATAATAAGCGGTCTTCAGAAAAAATGACAGCTCGGATATCGACTTTTGGCGTGGCGTAGCCTTCATCGGTTTCCATATAATATCGAATCTTCTCAGCAGGAAGATCTGTCAACGACTGGGTCAATTCAGTTGTGACTTGTAAAATCTGCGTGTATCGCTCTGAATCAAACACGTCTTTTCCATAGGTCAAACCGGTTTGCGCGATGCCTTGTAATTTACTCAACAGCAAAGCGATTTTTTTCTCATCCATCTTCTCACCTCTTCACTATACAAATTAACACATAAAACCTGTCAAAGTATCTTACAAAGTAAAGATAAGAGAAAGCGGCCGCTGCAAAACAAAAATGTTTTGCGGCAGCCGCTTGGTCTTTTAATTCAAGGATCATTCCAATGATTATTTATTTTCCACTAATTTAAAGTTGGACCAAGGTTTAATGAAGTCCAATAAAAACAGTTCGTCATCAGAGATTCGGCCCACAACGTTTACACGACCGTCGTTTTTCATATCTTTCAAAGCGATCTGTGTTTCCCCTTTGTATTGACCGTATTCCACATTATCGATCAAAACATCGCCATGAGTCATATCTTTAGTATTATGAGGAGGAAATTCCTTATCTTTGTAATAAACACGAGTCATAGTAGAACGCAGGATATATTCAGAACGATCCCCACGATAGCTATGCAGATTGTCGAATAGACAAACTCGTTCATTTTCGGTAATATCATCTGCCACATCCACTTTCAAAGTTGGATAAGGAGCGTTGAATGCTTCAGCCATTGCTTTCATTTCTGCTTCAGAAGCATATGCGTTACCGATGGTGATATCATCGATCAGACCAGTTAATACTAAATGTTTCACTTGCGTCGCGATCTCTAAATCACGGTGATCTTCTAATGAACATAATCCGTCTTGTGTCGGCCATGGTCCAAATGTGGCATCATGAGAGTTCACAAAAGCCATTGTATTGATATTATATTTCCGGAATTTTTTCGAACAATAAACAAAGTGATCATAACTTAATCCAGAATAACGATGAGGATAGAAATTATGTGATCCTAGTAATTGATTCGTGTTTGGTGAGTAGCTCATGATATTATCTAAATAATTCGTTCCGCTGCTCATATTGATCTCGATCTTGATTCCATACGGATTACGAGTCATTCGCGCTTCTTCCGCACCTGTAAACCCTACGTCCAGACGAACACCGTCTGCTCCCATGTCTTTAAAGAAAGACAGATCATCGTAAGAAATATCTAACTGATCGAATAACGCTGGATTGATGTCTACCATCACTTCCATATCCAACTGGTTCGCATAGTCGACAACTTTTTTGAATTCAGCTAATACTTTTTCTTTGTCGTCTTTGATTTGTAAAAGGCTGGTAAATACCCGTTTAAAGCCATATTTATGCGCCAAATCCAAATATGCTTTATCCTTTTCAAATGTTGAACGTTCTGGATAAATCGAAATACCTAATTTTCCCATTGTGAATCCTCCTAGTAACAACTATTTGTGAATGCACTTACATTATAACACTCCCAAAAAATTTGGTCTACACCTCTTCTCTTCATTCCTAGAATTTTTAGAAACACTAGCCAGTGTTTTAGTTATTTGATATGCTTAGTGAGAATACAAATGGAAAGGAACATGATATGAAAACAAAACAATGGCTCACTATCGGATCGATTGCGGCAGCTTTACTTTTAAGCGCTTGCGGCAACACTGCTACAAATTCATCAGAAAGCTCCACAACAGAACAAACTACCTCTTCTTCAGTAGACTTTAGTTCTTTAAAGTTGCCTCAATTGAATAACGAGGCAGCTGAAAATGAAGATCTGATCGAAATGGAAACAACAGCCGGCTCCATGAAAATCAAATTATTCCCTGATTTGGCGCCAAAAGCTGTCGAAAATTTTATCACACACGCGAAAGAAGGCTATTATGACGGTCTGACATTCCACCGTACTGTTGAAGATTTCATGATCCAAGGGGGCGATCCTAAAGGTGATGGAACTGGCGGCGAAAGCATCTGGGGCGAAGGATTCGGCACAGAGATCTCTGATGAGCTGTATCATATTCGCGGTGCTCTTTCGATGGCGCAATCCAGCCAGCCTAATAGTATCGGCAGCCAATTTTTCATCGTACAAAACCATGATGACATGTCAAAAGGATTGGCAAAACAATTTACACCGGAAAAAATCATCGAAGCCTATAAAAAAGGCGGCGCGCCAAGCCTTGATGGCCAGTATACTGTCTTTGGGCAAGTAGTGGAAGGATTAGACATCGTTGATAAGATCGCTGAAGCTGAAACTACCGGAGAAGCCAACAGTATGGGTGAAGATTCGACACCAAAAGATCCTGTCAAGATCAAATCTATCAAGATCCTGCAAGAAGCAAAATAAGCAGACGATCATAAATGAACTGATTAAAAAAAGCTTCGAATGACTATTTGATCATTCGGAGCTTTTTCTTTATTAGCGAATATTTTCTGTTTTTTAATCTTTTATCGTTGGTCGCCTACGATGAAAGTAAATTCGCATTCCGCGGCTTTTTCTCCTTCAACGGTCGCTACTGCATTGGCAGTCCCCACGTTTCCTTTGATCTTAGTGATCTCAAACATCAATTTCATCACGTCACCAGGAGTAACTTTGCGGCGGAATTTTGCTTTATTGATACCGCCGATATACGCTGTGCGTCCTAAAAATTCTTCTGATTTCAAAATCAAGATCGATCCGGCTTGCGCCAAAGTTTCAAGGATCAGCGCGCCTGGCATCACAGGATTTCCCGGAAAATGTCCTTGGAAAAAGTCCTCGTTCATCGTCACATTTTTCGTAGCAATGATTTTTTTACCTGGTTCTAACGCATCAACATAATCAATATAAAAAATCGGGTAGCGATTCGGGATCAATTCCATTACTTCAACTTCTGATAAATACTTTTCCATAAGCTCTCTCCTTTGAGAATTCTTTATATTTACTTTGATAATCAAAATAACATAAACATTTAATTCTTGCAAATTATGAATCAATTAGAAAAAATTAGTTTGACAATCAAAACATTTTAGCTAATAATAAAGCAAGGTTGAAAAAAGATGACCTTTTTACTGAAATTATTCATTTTCAAGGAGTGTAAACATGAGCTTTTTAAGTGGAAAAAAAATAGTTGTAATGGGCGTTGCCAACAAACGCAGTATCGCATGGGGCTGTGCTCAAGCTTTACGCCAACAAGGTGCCGAAGTCATCTATACGTATCAAAATGAGCGAATGAAAAAATCTTTAGAAAAACTGTTGGAGGAAAACGAATTTACTGTCGAATGCGATGTTGCCAGCGATGAAAGTATCCAACAAGCCTTTGAAACGATCAAAGACTACGCGGGTGAGATCCATGGTATCGTCCACGCTATCGCTTATGCGAATAAAGATGATCTTTCAGGGGATGTAACAGCAATCACACGCGAAGGATACCAATTAGCGCAAGATATCAGTGCTTATTCTTTGATCGCGGTCACTCGCTACGCACAACCGATCTTAGCGGAAAACAGCGGCATCGTGACGATGTCTTATTTAGGCGCCCAACGAGCTGTTCCTAATTATAATATGATGGGTATCGCGAAAGCTGCATTAGAAGCAGAAGTGCGCTATCTGGCAGCAGAGCTTTCTCCAAAGAATATCCGTGTGAACGCCATCTCAGCCGGTGCCATCAAGACATTGGCAGTTACTGGTGTCAAAGACTACCAAAAATTGATCCAACTTTCTGAAGACCGTACTCCTGACCATGTGGGTGTAACCATCGAAGAAGTCGGCAATTCATGTGCCTTTTTGGTGAGTCCTCTTTCCAGCGGGATCATCGGTGAAGTGATCTACGTCGATAAAGGCGTCCACCTTTCATAATTATTTTCATTAAAAAAATCGGCTGCAGTTTGCTTCTCATTAGATTCACATCTAGTGAGAAAAGCAAATTGCAGTCGGTTTTTGTTTTTATTCAATAAATCAGACTTTTCTGTAACGTTTCAGTCCAGTTATGTTCAAAAGCGTGAAAAATAGTATAAATAGGACTAACACTGCCAAATCTTGCCAGATAGCCGCTATTCCCTGCCCTTTTATCATGATATTGGTCATCGCTCTTCCCGCATAACTCAATGGAAAAATAAAGGCAATATTTTTTATCCAGTCGTTCATGGTATCAAGCGGGATCAATCCAGAGAAAAACAATTGCGGGATAACAACCACTGGAATGAATTGAACCATTTGAAACTCTGAATTTGCAAATGTCGAAACAAAGATCCCCATTGCTAGTGCCGTCAGTGTGATTAAACTATTAGTCAAAAGTACCAGCCACAAATCGCCTACGATCTGCAGATCCAAAACATAGATCGCATAAAAAACGATAAGCAATGTTTGGACAATGGCAAAAATACCATAACCCACCATATACCCAAAAACGATCTCGCTTCTCTTAACAGGGGTCGCCAACAGCCTCTCCAATGTGCCGCTTGTGCGTTCTCTTAATAAAGCGATCCCGGAAACCAGAAAGACGAAAAAGAAAACAAAAAAGCCGATCAGAATAGGCGAGATCTTATCAAAGAAAGTACTGTCTTTATCTCCGTAAACATAGGTGTTTTTTATCGTAAAACTCGGAATAGTCGATGAAGCGTGGTTCTGTTGAGCGTTTTTTTGTATTTCCGCGCTCATTTCCTTTAATCTGTCAGCTGTCAAGCTTTGCTGGATCAATGATTTTATTTGTGCTGTGGTACTAGGATCTTCATTTTCATAGGTTACTTTCAATTCTGAATCATTTCTCGTTATATAGGCATCCAAATCATCTGCTTTGATCATTTCTTTGGCGGATTCCTGATTGTTGTATTTCTTTGTTTTAATATCAGAAGGAAAATTTTCTACTAGGCTGGTTGGGACTGTTTCATCGATCCCGATTTTCACATGGATGTCAGAATTTGTATCGAATACCACATTCATCAATGTCAAAATAAAGACTGGAGCGATCAGCATCAACGCCAACGTTCTTTTATCCCGCACTAATTCTTTTATCACTCGTATGACGATTGCTTTAAACCGGATCATTTGGAAGACACCTCTGCTTTCAAGAATACTTCTTCGATCGATTGGGCGGAAAATTTATCCTTCAATTCTTCTGGAGTACCAAAAGCAAATAACCTTCCATCAACGATCAATCCTACCTGATCACATTTTTCTGCTTCATCCATTACATGCGTGGTAACTATGATCCCTTTATTTTCCCTCGCCAAAGAGCGCAGCTGATCCCAAATATCAACACGCAGCTTGGGATCGATACCGACTGTCGGCTCGTCCAGAATAAGCAGATCCGGATCAGCTAAAAGTGTGATGGCTAGCGACAATCTTCGCTTCATGCCGCCCGAGAAAGTTTTTACCGGCTGGTCCAATACATCAAGAAGATCCACCAATTTCATATTTTTTTCAACGGCTTTTTCTAAATCATCCCCTGTAAGTCCCATAAGATTGCCGAAAAAAATCAAGTTTTCTTTTGCTGTCAGTTCGTTATATAAAGCATCGCTTTGTCCCATATATCCGATTTGTTTTAAAACTTTACGATTAGGCATTTTTTTATGAAAAACGGCTGTCTCTCCTCTATCCAGCTTCTCCATTCCCATCAGACACTTGATCGTGGTGGACTTCCCTGCACCGCTGGGACCAATCAATCCTACGATCCCACCGGAATGAATCTCTAAATTGATATCTTTTAAGACCTCATGTTTAGCAAAGGATTTATATGCGTGAGAAAGACTGGCAATAACGCTATCCTCTTTCATTTTCCTTCCTCCTATCTTCCTGAAAAATAATGGACATACTGTACATTATTTTGTACTCTATGAAGTATAAATTGATTAGATAATTATGCAAGAGATACCTTTAGATAATGAACAAATCGAAAAAATTGATTACTAATTCGCAAAGGAGCAGACCTGATGAAGAAAAAAGACATTCGCTATTATCGAACTCGCAAGAATATTATTTCCGCGATGACTAGATTGCTTAGAAAAAATTATTTTGAACAAATCACCGTAACAACTATTTGCGAAGAAGCGCAGATAAGCAGAAGCGGTTTTTATCTGCATTATCTTGATAAGTATGATCTTGTCGAATCTTATTTGAAAGAATTCATTGATTACGCGAATGAAGTATTCCAAAAACAAAAACAAAAAGATATTGGCGCTTTTTTATTGTACATGCTGACCCACTTAAAAAATGAAGAAGAGCTGCTCTCCTTGCTGCTGTCAAAACATGGTTCAGTTGAGATCCAGGATAAAATCAAACAGATCATGCGGGAAAATGCCAGAAAAAATATCCTGCCTTACCTTACTTTAACTCTTCAAAACGAAATAGAGGAACGATATACATTGGCTTTTTTAAGTAATGCGTTATTGGGGACCTTTCAAGAATGGATCAACTCTGGCCAAAAAGAAACGCCAGAGCAGATGATGCAAATAATCAGACGTCTGATCGGCTATGATTT is part of the Enterococcus mediterraneensis genome and harbors:
- a CDS encoding TetR/AcrR family transcriptional regulator codes for the protein MKKKDIRYYRTRKNIISAMTRLLRKNYFEQITVTTICEEAQISRSGFYLHYLDKYDLVESYLKEFIDYANEVFQKQKQKDIGAFLLYMLTHLKNEEELLSLLLSKHGSVEIQDKIKQIMRENARKNILPYLTLTLQNEIEERYTLAFLSNALLGTFQEWINSGQKETPEQMMQIIRRLIGYDFKKI
- a CDS encoding ABC transporter ATP-binding protein, translated to MKEDSVIASLSHAYKSFAKHEVLKDINLEIHSGGIVGLIGPSGAGKSTTIKCLMGMEKLDRGETAVFHKKMPNRKVLKQIGYMGQSDALYNELTAKENLIFFGNLMGLTGDDLEKAVEKNMKLVDLLDVLDQPVKTFSGGMKRRLSLAITLLADPDLLILDEPTVGIDPKLRVDIWDQLRSLARENKGIIVTTHVMDEAEKCDQVGLIVDGRLFAFGTPEELKDKFSAQSIEEVFLKAEVSSK